In one Echinicola marina genomic region, the following are encoded:
- a CDS encoding HipA domain-containing protein — protein MAKLYEIDSWSEQLWWNTGGTRDKKIYQNPEDGTIYYFKQSYRKGKMDYQHEFWSEIIAYEVGEFLGFDVLPYHIALRNEVVGCISKSMIDPESEELVEGGKYLQAFDHTFKPEDSNTRSRYNFDLIIKALSSFDLPQYTQNIINIIVFDALIGNSDRHQENWAVINEHSMMTKTLSEVRKDYEKDQFKAYPYIYKKIYNFFYTKKGKIRKEVEHAQLMLPKETRFAQIYDSGCCFGRELLDEKVSILLRDDKALNKYIDKGKSEIHWEGKKVNHFELVTSILEDEELKPMVLKSLEEMVKRFDKKKIEQIVNNIDQELVKMGNPKILPTDRKEMIIKLLILRFRKLEAIYQSNK, from the coding sequence ATGGCAAAGTTATATGAAATAGATTCTTGGAGTGAACAGCTATGGTGGAATACGGGTGGTACTAGGGATAAGAAGATCTACCAAAATCCGGAAGATGGGACGATTTATTATTTCAAACAGTCCTATAGGAAGGGTAAAATGGACTATCAACATGAATTTTGGTCCGAGATCATTGCTTACGAAGTAGGGGAGTTTTTGGGCTTTGATGTATTGCCTTACCATATTGCCCTTAGAAATGAGGTGGTAGGTTGTATTTCTAAATCAATGATAGACCCAGAATCAGAGGAATTAGTGGAGGGGGGAAAATATCTACAAGCCTTTGATCATACCTTTAAGCCAGAGGATTCCAACACTAGAAGCCGATATAATTTTGATTTAATCATTAAGGCCCTTTCTTCATTTGATCTTCCCCAATACACACAGAATATTATCAATATTATTGTTTTTGACGCCCTGATAGGGAATAGTGATCGCCATCAGGAAAATTGGGCTGTTATTAATGAGCATTCAATGATGACAAAAACCTTATCCGAAGTACGAAAGGATTATGAAAAAGATCAGTTTAAAGCATATCCATATATTTATAAAAAAATCTATAATTTTTTTTATACCAAGAAAGGTAAGATTAGGAAGGAAGTTGAACATGCTCAATTAATGTTACCAAAGGAAACTCGTTTTGCACAGATTTATGACAGTGGTTGTTGTTTTGGGAGGGAATTATTGGATGAAAAGGTTAGCATCTTATTAAGAGATGACAAAGCATTAAACAAGTACATCGATAAAGGAAAATCTGAAATACATTGGGAAGGAAAAAAAGTTAACCATTTTGAGTTGGTGACATCTATTTTGGAGGATGAGGAATTGAAACCTATGGTTTTAAAGTCATTGGAAGAAATGGTCAAGCGATTTGATAAAAAGAAAATAGAACAAATTGTTAATAATATTGATCAAGAACTTGTCAAAATGGGCAATCCAAAAATATTACCTACAGATAGGAAAGAGATGATTATTAAATTACTAATTTTGCGGTTCAGAAAACTTGAAGCGATATACCAATCCAATAAATGA
- a CDS encoding HsdM family class I SAM-dependent methyltransferase, with protein sequence MTSIDFQNKTKELIDSLKAVCAQYGLGNDGNEFKIITQVFLYKFMNDKFAYELKQIDESLAKSENWEQVVSDFSEDDYEMLLLQLDAATAKLRPHHFISHLFKIQAQADFAKTFDDTLRDIAISNTDIFSVKTAGGAKVTLFDRLSEYISDTSQRDDFCRALINKLTGFSFEHIFNQKFDFYATIFEYLIKDYNSNSGGKYAEYFTPHAVAKIMAAIMVPEEEQGQLKNKTCYDPSAGSGTLLMNIAHAIGEDRCTIYSQDISQKSSSLLRLNLILNNLVHSIQNIIKGNTLLDPYHKDENGNLAKFDYIVSNPPFKLDFSDIREDLDTKENHERFFAGIAKVPKKAKDKMAIYPLFIQHIMYSLNKGGKAAVVVPTGFITAQSGIDKKIRERLVEQKMLAGVVSMPSNIFANTGTNVSILFIDDSNKEEVVLIDASNLGETIKDGKNQKTVLTEQEEDKIIKTFNQKEAVDDFSVVVTYEEIKAKNYSFSAGQYFEVKIVYVDITHEEFEAKMKDFKSNLSRLFAESDKLGNEILSYLERAEYE encoded by the coding sequence ATGACATCCATAGATTTTCAAAACAAAACCAAGGAATTAATTGATAGCCTAAAGGCTGTTTGTGCCCAATATGGCCTAGGAAATGATGGGAATGAGTTTAAGATCATTACCCAGGTATTTCTTTACAAATTTATGAATGACAAGTTCGCCTATGAACTGAAGCAAATCGATGAATCATTGGCGAAATCGGAAAACTGGGAGCAGGTAGTTAGTGACTTTTCGGAAGATGATTATGAGATGCTCTTATTGCAGTTGGATGCAGCTACCGCCAAACTTAGGCCTCATCACTTTATTTCCCATTTGTTTAAGATTCAGGCCCAAGCAGACTTTGCCAAGACCTTTGATGATACTTTAAGGGATATTGCTATTTCCAATACGGATATATTTTCCGTGAAAACAGCTGGAGGAGCCAAGGTCACCTTATTTGATCGGCTAAGTGAATACATTTCTGATACTTCACAGCGGGATGATTTCTGTAGGGCCCTGATCAATAAGTTGACAGGTTTTAGCTTTGAACATATCTTTAATCAGAAGTTTGATTTCTACGCAACGATCTTTGAGTACCTGATCAAGGATTACAATAGCAATAGTGGGGGAAAATATGCAGAATACTTTACACCCCATGCGGTAGCCAAGATCATGGCAGCCATTATGGTACCGGAGGAAGAGCAAGGTCAATTGAAAAATAAGACCTGCTATGATCCCAGTGCGGGGTCCGGGACCTTACTGATGAACATTGCCCATGCCATTGGGGAGGATCGATGCACCATTTATTCCCAGGATATTTCCCAAAAGTCTTCCAGTCTATTGCGCCTGAACCTAATCCTGAATAACCTGGTACATTCCATTCAAAATATCATTAAGGGTAATACCCTACTTGATCCTTATCATAAGGATGAAAATGGAAACCTGGCCAAGTTTGATTATATCGTGTCTAATCCTCCCTTTAAGCTGGACTTCTCAGACATCCGGGAAGATTTAGATACCAAGGAAAACCATGAACGCTTTTTTGCAGGGATTGCCAAAGTGCCCAAAAAGGCCAAGGATAAGATGGCTATCTATCCTTTATTTATTCAGCATATTATGTACAGTCTGAATAAAGGAGGGAAAGCAGCTGTGGTGGTGCCTACTGGATTTATTACGGCCCAAAGTGGGATCGATAAGAAAATCAGGGAGCGTTTGGTGGAACAAAAGATGCTGGCAGGAGTAGTAAGCATGCCGAGTAATATCTTTGCCAATACAGGCACCAATGTTTCTATACTCTTTATCGATGATAGCAATAAGGAAGAGGTGGTGCTGATCGATGCATCCAATTTGGGAGAAACCATCAAGGATGGCAAAAACCAAAAAACGGTACTGACCGAGCAGGAAGAAGATAAGATTATCAAGACCTTTAATCAGAAAGAGGCAGTGGATGATTTTTCTGTGGTAGTTACCTATGAGGAGATCAAAGCCAAAAATTACAGCTTTAGTGCAGGCCAGTACTTCGAAGTAAAGATCGTATATGTGGATATCACCCATGAGGAGTTTGAGGCCAAAATGAAGGACTTTAAAAGCAATTTAAGTCGGCTTTTTGCTGAGTCAGATAAATTAGGTAATGAAATATTGAGTTACCTAGAGAGAGCGGAATATGAATAG
- a CDS encoding follicular epithelium yolk protein subunit, with protein sequence MGISISIIAGQDKSVCSVNASGTVQHVITDEERTTFRLGDKQLKDAVKAYFGKSPNDAYLHSPTPWGDLYKTYSWPQVNMVLVVQSAEILGITSEPVIVKTQEFTNESSKKGTFNVAISESVNNTTSSNWSVGGSLSVGQKITYGVEFLGTGVKGETSLSYSQSWGTGGQESKSITVGSTSGVSVQLDPGESVLAELSASRGVMKVRIRYNAYLIGSTAINYNPTYKGHHFFSLGIGGVMSSGGISNSIQSTEDIEIGYYSNSKIELKDKVSGKLMSERVLADEVGV encoded by the coding sequence ATGGGAATCAGTATCAGCATTATTGCAGGGCAGGACAAATCTGTTTGTAGTGTAAACGCAAGCGGAACCGTTCAGCATGTTATTACAGATGAAGAAAGGACAACGTTCAGGTTGGGCGACAAGCAGCTCAAGGATGCCGTCAAAGCCTACTTTGGCAAGTCACCAAATGATGCCTATCTCCACAGTCCCACTCCATGGGGAGACCTGTACAAAACCTACAGTTGGCCCCAGGTCAATATGGTATTGGTTGTTCAAAGTGCCGAAATACTTGGTATTACTTCAGAGCCAGTAATTGTAAAAACCCAGGAATTCACCAATGAGAGCAGCAAAAAGGGAACCTTCAATGTAGCCATCTCTGAATCTGTCAATAATACCACAAGTTCAAATTGGAGTGTAGGAGGCTCCCTTTCAGTGGGTCAGAAAATCACTTATGGAGTGGAATTTTTGGGAACAGGAGTGAAAGGAGAGACTTCTCTGTCCTATAGTCAATCATGGGGTACTGGAGGACAGGAGTCCAAATCTATTACGGTAGGATCGACTTCAGGTGTAAGCGTTCAGCTAGACCCTGGAGAATCTGTTTTGGCAGAACTTTCGGCTAGCAGGGGAGTGATGAAGGTTAGAATTCGCTATAACGCCTATTTGATCGGTAGTACGGCCATCAACTATAATCCAACCTATAAGGGGCACCATTTTTTTAGTTTGGGCATAGGGGGTGTCATGTCATCAGGGGGGATCTCAAATTCAATTCAATCCACCGAGGATATAGAGATAGGTTATTATTCCAATTCAAAAATTGAGCTTAAGGACAAGGTAAGCGGTAAACTAATGAGTGAAAGGGTGCTTGCCGATGAAGTGGGGGTATAA
- a CDS encoding DinB family protein, protein MKQFFKELLEYSHHYNQKLSDIFADQPDNTPEKAVKLFNHLLNAHQIWNNRINAEQPAFGVWELHDTKDLKRIDKINHEHTLKILGKFDLNENCTYKNTRGEIFENSIQNICFHIINHSTYHRGQIASEFRLHGLEPLVTDYIHYKR, encoded by the coding sequence ATGAAACAGTTTTTTAAAGAATTATTGGAGTATAGCCATCATTACAACCAAAAGTTATCAGATATTTTCGCTGATCAACCAGACAATACACCTGAAAAAGCAGTTAAGTTATTTAATCATCTTTTGAATGCTCATCAAATTTGGAACAACAGAATTAATGCTGAACAACCAGCCTTTGGGGTTTGGGAATTGCATGACACGAAAGACTTAAAGCGCATTGACAAGATAAATCACGAACATACTTTGAAAATTCTTGGCAAATTTGACTTAAACGAGAATTGTACCTACAAAAACACAAGAGGTGAAATATTCGAAAACAGTATCCAGAACATTTGTTTCCACATCATTAACCATTCGACTTATCATAGGGGACAAATTGCGTCTGAATTTAGGCTACATGGACTAGAACCTTTAGTTACGGAC
- a CDS encoding restriction endonuclease subunit S has translation MNRKSLFEIAEIIMGQSPKGEYCNKDRNGVPLLNGPTEFGIHYPIPNQFTIKGNKFSKKGDILFCVRGSTTGRMNLADRKYALGRGLASIRHIKGEDYTHFLKYLIQLNLSSLLKSTSGSTFPNLTREILNSFKFTLPEEKDQLLISSLLKVMDVKIDLNNRINAELEQMAKTLYDYWFVQFDFPISEEYAKSIGKPELTGKPYKSSGGKMVYNQELKREIPEGWEVSKIGKFLKTELGGTPSTKVDSFWVGDIPWLSSGEIANFPIIEAEEHISIDGVNNSATTLMPIGTCVISITRHLRPSILAIKACANQSVVGIYESEIYKSSFIYPYLKNEIPRYMSLRTGAQQPHINKGTIDKSPIVLPPNNILLNYYDVADGLYNMIINRSFENKELITLRDWLLPMLMNGQVTVRDAEESVYNLNVAAEPEVGYGKQ, from the coding sequence ATGAATAGGAAATCATTATTTGAGATTGCGGAAATAATAATGGGGCAATCTCCAAAAGGAGAGTATTGCAATAAGGATAGAAATGGTGTTCCATTATTAAATGGGCCTACAGAATTTGGAATACATTATCCAATTCCTAATCAATTCACAATAAAGGGCAATAAATTTTCCAAAAAAGGAGATATTCTATTTTGTGTAAGAGGTTCGACTACAGGTAGAATGAATTTGGCAGATCGAAAATATGCATTGGGAAGAGGGCTAGCTTCAATCCGGCACATTAAAGGTGAGGATTACACACATTTTCTTAAATATCTGATACAATTAAATTTAAGTTCTTTATTAAAATCAACGAGTGGATCTACATTCCCTAATTTAACAAGAGAAATTCTTAATTCATTCAAATTTACCCTTCCAGAAGAAAAGGATCAATTATTGATCAGTTCCTTATTAAAGGTGATGGATGTCAAAATAGACCTTAACAACCGCATCAATGCAGAGTTGGAACAGATGGCCAAGACCTTGTACGATTACTGGTTTGTACAGTTTGATTTCCCCATTTCTGAAGAATATGCCAAGTCCATTGGCAAGCCAGAACTGACAGGAAAACCTTATAAATCCTCCGGTGGAAAAATGGTCTATAACCAGGAACTAAAGCGGGAGATTCCTGAGGGGTGGGAGGTGAGTAAAATCGGAAAATTTCTAAAAACAGAATTAGGAGGAACCCCTTCAACAAAAGTGGATTCGTTTTGGGTAGGAGATATTCCGTGGCTAAGTTCTGGTGAGATAGCTAATTTTCCAATCATTGAAGCAGAAGAACATATATCAATTGATGGAGTAAACAACTCTGCAACTACTTTAATGCCAATTGGAACATGTGTCATTTCAATAACTCGTCACTTAAGGCCTTCTATTTTAGCTATAAAAGCCTGTGCAAACCAATCAGTAGTAGGGATATATGAATCTGAAATTTACAAATCGTCGTTTATTTACCCATATTTAAAAAACGAGATACCTCGTTATATGTCCTTACGAACAGGGGCACAACAGCCACATATTAATAAAGGTACAATTGACAAATCACCAATTGTACTGCCCCCTAACAATATTTTATTGAATTATTATGATGTAGCTGATGGACTATATAATATGATAATAAATAGATCTTTTGAGAATAAAGAACTAATCACTTTACGAGACTGGCTTTTACCTATGCTAATGAATGGACAGGTTACAGTAAGGGATGCGGAGGAAAGCGTTTATAATCTTAATGTTGCTGCTGAGCCAGAAGTGGGGTATGGGAAGCAATAA
- a CDS encoding DoxX family protein, whose translation MNNKIIKLFLRFAISIGFLSAVADRFGIWDKEVSVWGNWENFLNYTKLINPWFPDSIIPPIGTLATVAEIIFAFFLIIGFKTELFAKLSGFLLLVFALSMTFSSGIKGAFDYSVFSASAGAFALSLMKEKYLELDNLISKQKN comes from the coding sequence ATGAACAATAAAATAATCAAACTTTTTTTGCGCTTCGCAATATCAATCGGATTTCTATCAGCAGTAGCGGACAGATTTGGAATCTGGGATAAAGAAGTTTCTGTTTGGGGAAACTGGGAAAATTTCTTGAATTACACAAAATTAATAAATCCCTGGTTCCCAGATTCGATAATTCCGCCAATAGGAACTTTAGCAACCGTTGCCGAAATTATCTTTGCATTTTTCTTGATAATCGGTTTTAAAACGGAACTGTTCGCAAAATTGAGTGGATTCCTATTGTTAGTATTTGCACTCTCAATGACTTTCTCAAGTGGAATAAAAGGAGCCTTTGACTATTCTGTTTTCAGTGCTTCTGCCGGAGCCTTTGCCTTGAGTTTAATGAAAGAGAAATATTTGGAATTGGACAATCTGATTTCTAAACAAAAAAACTGA
- a CDS encoding type I restriction endonuclease subunit R, producing MKFNEDSRVKIPSLIHLTRLGYNYLSLKDCRWDINTNIFPEIFKEGVSKINPESDEEEISRYLQDTLLSLDNEDLGKAFYEKLTARSGIKLIDFENFDNNTFNVVTELPCKNGDDEFRPDITLLINGMPLVFIEVKKPNNREGIIAERNRINSRFGNKKFRRFVNITQLMVFSNNMEYDDESPEPIQGAFYASPSYSKPIFNYFREEEEFDIDNLLLTENEEIENFILKDNNLVIIKHNPEFQTNKNPNTPTNRLSTSLFSKERLAFMLRYSIAYVKESRGLEKHVMRYPQIFATKAIANKLDEGIKKGIIWHTQGSGKTALTYYNVKHLTDYYQRKSVVPKFYFIVDRLDLLIQAKREFSSRGLIVHSVNSREEFAREIKKTTAIHNHSGKPEITVVNIQKFKDDPQVISKNDYDINIQRVYFLDEVHRSYNPKGSFLANLKESDGNAVKIGLTGTPLLGTDYNSKALFGGYIHKYYYNASIADGYTLRLIREEISTNYKMVLEEALKEVEVLKGDVDKRLIFAHRKFVEPMLEYIIEDFQNSRITFNDDSVGAMVVCDSSEQAKEMYQIFEEKYAPKEIEKVERAEAAEDEGPYKKSNKQKSKVRTAALILHDIGDKEERKDLVEEYKAGKIDILFVYNMLLTGFDAKRLKKLYLGRVIKRHNLLQTLTRVNRTYKDFRYGYVVDFADIRAEFDATNRAYFDELQDELGDEMEHYSNLFKSKEEIEEEIGDIRELLFRFDTDNAEVFSQQISQISDIKQMQEITKSLSDARSLYNLIRLFGHYDLLEKVDFQKLNLLYREAQNHLDLLHQKENLENEADTSNLLNAALEDMVFMFTKVGEEELVLADELKTTLRTTREALERNFDKKDPYFISLKEELERLFKSKKLSEVNQEEMKVNIDSLRKIHERIKELNRENNLLKSKYQKDEKYARIHKRIKEKGGITQKESQLFDALQLIKAEADETVLQNTRILNNESYFDQMMVKMVINKFVKEQKIKLDAASTKYINGLVVKEYMNEFNGVSA from the coding sequence ATGAAGTTTAACGAGGATTCAAGAGTTAAGATCCCTTCATTGATCCATCTTACCCGACTGGGCTACAATTATTTATCATTGAAGGATTGCAGATGGGATATCAATACGAATATTTTTCCTGAGATTTTTAAGGAGGGCGTAAGTAAGATCAATCCAGAATCCGATGAGGAAGAAATAAGTCGTTATTTGCAGGATACCCTTTTGAGCTTGGATAACGAGGATCTTGGCAAGGCATTTTATGAGAAGCTAACCGCTAGATCTGGGATCAAGCTGATCGATTTTGAGAATTTTGATAATAATACCTTTAATGTGGTCACGGAACTTCCCTGCAAAAACGGTGATGATGAGTTTAGACCTGATATCACATTGCTGATTAATGGTATGCCGCTGGTATTTATCGAAGTCAAGAAGCCCAATAATAGGGAGGGGATCATTGCAGAAAGAAATAGGATCAATAGTCGTTTTGGTAATAAGAAATTTAGGCGTTTTGTCAACATCACCCAGCTGATGGTCTTTTCCAATAATATGGAATATGATGATGAATCACCGGAACCTATTCAAGGGGCTTTTTATGCTTCACCCTCTTATAGCAAACCCATCTTTAACTACTTCAGAGAGGAGGAAGAATTTGACATTGACAACCTTTTGCTTACTGAAAATGAGGAAATAGAGAATTTTATCTTAAAGGATAACAACCTGGTTATCATCAAGCACAACCCTGAATTCCAAACCAATAAAAACCCGAATACACCTACCAATAGACTATCTACTTCGCTTTTCAGCAAAGAGCGCTTAGCTTTTATGCTTCGGTATTCCATTGCCTATGTCAAGGAGAGCAGAGGTTTGGAAAAGCATGTGATGCGCTACCCTCAGATTTTTGCGACAAAAGCCATTGCTAATAAACTGGATGAAGGGATTAAAAAGGGCATTATCTGGCATACTCAAGGGAGCGGGAAAACTGCCTTGACCTATTATAATGTCAAGCATTTGACCGATTACTATCAGCGGAAATCGGTGGTACCCAAGTTCTATTTTATCGTAGATCGTTTGGATCTATTGATTCAGGCTAAGAGGGAGTTTTCAAGTCGTGGCTTGATCGTACACAGTGTGAATTCAAGGGAGGAGTTTGCCAGAGAGATCAAAAAGACCACTGCTATACATAATCACTCAGGCAAACCGGAAATTACTGTGGTCAATATCCAGAAGTTCAAGGATGATCCCCAGGTGATTTCAAAAAATGATTATGATATCAATATCCAAAGGGTTTACTTCTTAGACGAGGTTCATCGCAGCTATAATCCCAAAGGAAGCTTCTTGGCCAATCTGAAGGAGTCAGATGGTAATGCCGTGAAAATTGGCTTGACTGGTACGCCACTCCTGGGGACTGACTATAATTCCAAAGCCTTGTTTGGAGGCTATATCCATAAGTATTATTACAATGCTTCCATAGCCGATGGTTATACTTTGCGCTTGATCCGTGAAGAGATATCCACTAACTATAAGATGGTGCTGGAAGAAGCCTTGAAAGAGGTGGAAGTTTTGAAGGGAGATGTGGATAAAAGACTTATTTTTGCACACCGAAAGTTCGTGGAGCCTATGCTGGAATACATCATTGAGGACTTCCAGAACAGTAGGATCACCTTTAATGATGATAGTGTAGGGGCCATGGTGGTTTGCGACAGTTCCGAGCAGGCCAAGGAAATGTACCAGATCTTTGAGGAAAAGTATGCCCCTAAAGAGATCGAAAAGGTGGAAAGAGCAGAGGCAGCAGAAGATGAAGGACCGTATAAAAAATCTAATAAACAAAAATCAAAGGTGCGGACTGCTGCGCTAATTCTTCATGATATTGGTGATAAAGAGGAGCGCAAAGATTTGGTAGAGGAATATAAGGCCGGAAAGATTGATATTCTGTTTGTTTATAATATGCTACTGACGGGCTTTGATGCCAAGCGCCTGAAAAAGCTTTATCTAGGCAGGGTTATCAAAAGGCATAATTTGCTTCAAACACTGACCAGGGTAAACCGGACGTATAAGGACTTCCGTTATGGTTATGTGGTGGACTTTGCCGATATCCGTGCTGAGTTTGACGCTACGAATAGAGCTTATTTTGATGAGCTACAGGATGAGCTAGGAGATGAAATGGAGCATTATTCCAATCTCTTCAAATCCAAAGAGGAGATAGAGGAAGAAATAGGCGATATCAGGGAGTTGTTATTTCGATTTGACACAGATAATGCCGAGGTATTTTCACAGCAGATTAGCCAGATCAGCGACATCAAGCAGATGCAGGAAATTACCAAATCCTTGTCAGATGCCCGAAGCCTCTATAACCTGATCCGATTATTTGGACATTATGACCTCTTGGAAAAGGTCGATTTCCAAAAGTTGAACTTATTGTACAGGGAAGCTCAGAATCATTTGGACTTGCTTCATCAAAAGGAGAATCTGGAAAATGAAGCGGATACTTCAAACCTGCTAAATGCAGCCTTGGAGGATATGGTCTTTATGTTTACCAAGGTAGGGGAAGAAGAACTGGTACTGGCAGATGAACTTAAAACCACCTTGCGTACCACTCGTGAAGCCTTGGAAAGGAACTTTGACAAGAAGGACCCTTACTTTATTTCACTTAAGGAAGAGCTGGAACGTTTGTTCAAAAGTAAAAAGCTCAGCGAGGTAAACCAGGAGGAGATGAAGGTCAATATCGATAGCCTGAGGAAAATCCACGAGCGGATCAAAGAACTGAACAGAGAAAATAATTTGCTAAAGTCCAAATATCAAAAGGACGAGAAATATGCCCGTATCCATAAGCGGATCAAGGAAAAAGGAGGGATTACTCAAAAGGAAAGCCAATTGTTTGATGCATTACAATTGATCAAAGCGGAAGCAGATGAAACGGTATTGCAAAATACCCGCATCCTGAATAATGAAAGTTATTTTGACCAGATGATGGTCAAGATGGTGATCAATAAATTTGTCAAAGAACAAAAAATCAAGCTAGACGCTGCCTCTACCAAGTACATCAATGGACTGGTAGTAAAAGAATATATGAATGAGTTTAACGGAGTAAGTGCATGA
- a CDS encoding HsdM family class I SAM-dependent methyltransferase, translating to MNTAVHNKLVSFIWSIADDCLRDVYVRGKYRDVILPMVVLRRLDALLEPTKEAVMEELAFQRDEAGFTEWDEGGLIDASGYVFYNTSEWTLMRLYQTATNSQQILQANFEEYLNGFSPNVKEIIEKFKLKSQIRHMASKDVLLDVLEKFTSPYINLTPFDKEDPDGRKLPPLSNLGMGYVFEELIRKFNEENNEEAGEHFTPREVIDLMTHIVFEPIKNNLPQVMTIYDPACGSGGMLTESQNFIKDEEGEIRAIGDVYLYGKEINDETYAICKSDMMIKGNDPKNIRVGSTLSTDEFAGTTFDFMLSNPPYGKSWNSDLKNIKDGKDIIDPRFILPLTDYWGNTAEVDATPRSSDGQLLFLMEMVSKMKPLRQSPLGSRIASVHNGSSLFTGDAGSGESNIRRYIIENDLLEGIIQLPNNLFYNTGITTYIWLLTNHKPKERQGKVILIDASQRFAKLRKNLGAKNCELTSAHIKEIPR from the coding sequence ATGAATACTGCCGTACATAATAAATTAGTTTCCTTTATCTGGTCCATTGCCGATGATTGTTTGAGAGATGTCTATGTTCGTGGGAAGTACCGGGATGTGATCCTGCCCATGGTGGTGCTGAGAAGACTGGATGCCCTCTTGGAACCTACCAAGGAGGCGGTAATGGAGGAGTTGGCCTTCCAGCGGGATGAGGCGGGTTTTACCGAATGGGATGAAGGTGGACTGATCGATGCCAGTGGCTATGTGTTTTATAATACCAGCGAATGGACCTTGATGCGGCTGTACCAGACGGCTACCAATAGCCAGCAGATCCTGCAGGCCAATTTTGAGGAATATTTAAATGGCTTTAGCCCCAATGTCAAGGAGATTATTGAGAAGTTTAAGCTGAAAAGCCAAATCAGGCATATGGCCAGCAAAGATGTCTTGCTGGATGTCTTGGAAAAGTTTACCTCACCTTATATCAACCTGACCCCTTTTGATAAAGAAGATCCTGATGGACGTAAGTTGCCACCACTTAGCAATTTGGGTATGGGCTATGTCTTTGAGGAGCTGATCAGGAAATTTAACGAGGAAAATAATGAGGAGGCCGGGGAGCACTTTACGCCCCGTGAGGTGATTGACCTGATGACGCATATTGTTTTTGAGCCTATTAAAAACAATTTACCCCAGGTCATGACCATCTATGACCCGGCCTGTGGATCAGGAGGTATGCTGACCGAATCCCAAAATTTCATTAAGGATGAGGAAGGCGAAATCCGAGCCATCGGGGATGTCTATCTCTATGGCAAGGAAATCAATGACGAGACCTATGCCATCTGTAAATCGGATATGATGATCAAGGGCAATGATCCCAAAAACATCCGGGTAGGTTCGACCCTGTCCACTGATGAGTTTGCCGGGACCACCTTTGATTTTATGCTTTCCAATCCGCCTTATGGCAAGTCCTGGAATTCTGATCTGAAAAATATCAAAGACGGAAAAGATATTATTGATCCCCGGTTTATTCTGCCATTAACCGATTATTGGGGAAATACTGCCGAGGTAGATGCTACGCCAAGGTCTTCTGATGGGCAGCTGCTGTTTTTGATGGAAATGGTCAGTAAGATGAAACCGCTTCGCCAAAGCCCTTTGGGCTCTAGAATTGCTTCGGTTCATAATGGTTCCAGTCTATTTACCGGGGATGCAGGAAGTGGGGAAAGCAATATCCGCCGCTATATCATTGAAAATGATTTATTGGAGGGTATTATCCAGCTGCCCAATAACCTTTTCTACAATACGGGCATCACCACCTATATCTGGTTGCTTACCAATCATAAGCCTAAGGAGCGACAGGGAAAGGTCATTCTTATCGATGCTTCCCAGCGCTTTGCGAAGCTGCGCAAAAACCTAGGGGCCAAGAACTGTGAACTGACCTCCGCACATATCAAAGAAATTCCCCGCTAG